TGAGCCATGTTCCTCCACAAGGTGAATTGGCACAACTCACTACTGTTATCTGCGCTAATGGTTATCTTACGCCACAACACAATCAACTTCATTGCGTGGGAGCAAGCTATGTCAAAGACCCTAAGCACTTAGATTTTTGCCCATTAGAACAACATGAAAACAGTTTAAAAATGCAACAAAGCTTTCCCAATTCAAACTGGCCTAACGATATTGATGTTTCAAACAACGATGCCAGAGTTGGCGTAAGGATGGTCAGTCGCGATCACTTCCCAGTAATGGGCTGCGTGCCTGATGTTGAAGCGTTATTTACCCGATATGCTGTGCAGCAGCAATCGAAAGACAAACCCAGCCTATGGCAACGTTACTGGCAAACAACACCAGCACCAATTTACGACGGGTTATATGTATTAGGAGGGCTCGGCTCACGCGGCCTAAGCTCAGGCCCACTCGTAGCCGAATGCTTAGCAGCAAATCTATGCGGCGAGCTATCACCACTAAGCCTAGAGCTACAAGCTCTGCTAAGCCCCAACAGAATGTGGCTGCGTAAACTGCTAAAAGGAAAGGCGTTGATGTGAGATAGCGATAACAAACAACAGAGAAGTAAAAGCCGGATCCGTCCCGGCGGCGTTTCTGAGCCGGGATAGAAACATTCGAGGATAACGGCGTTATACGTCATATATGGACCCACCCGTTTTGCAAGTGATTTCGAAGCGTTGATAAACAAATTCATTGCCTTCATATATCCGGCTTGTGAACCGGGTGTTTTATATACCCGCAGCCCTAATGCAATTAGCTAACTACTTTAACTTTATCATTCCGACGGCTTCTAAAGAGCCAATGACGAGTTCAGTTTTAAAGTAGTACAGTCTGACTGTTTATCATTATTTCAAAATCTTTCGCAAATTGTGGTGAGTTTGTTTTACTCGGTGTTACTTACTACTTAAATTAATCAGTTGATTTTGAATCGTATGACTTTGTTATGCAGCATATTCGAGTCGGTAATCTTCTTCATTTGCGATGACCGACCAGGCTATTCTGGCGAGCTTATTGGCCAGAGCCACACATGCTACATTGCTATGCTTTCTACACTTTAATTCGTAAGCCCAGCGGCTTAATTTATCATCTTTACCGTCAACATATTGCAAGGCAGCCCGTGCTCCATGTATCAGTGACGACCTCAAGTGAGGATTCCCTTTTTTCGTGATGCCAGACAGCATGGTTTTGCCACCACTTGAGTTTTGTGCACCAAGCAGCAAAATGTCGACCATTATGAAACATTTTTCCGTCACCTATGGACGCATAGAGTTCTGCTGCTGTCATTGGGCCTACACCAATGACACTTTTTACTCGCTTGCAGATAGGATTATTTCTTGTATAAACATTTATCTTCTTCGTGTAAAACTCAACTTTCTCTTGCGCTGCAACAAAGTCAGCATAAAGTTCGCGAAAACTTTCTCGTGCAAAAGTCGATAACTCATTGCTTTCATCATCTATAAATTTAGGCAACCGAGCCGCTAATGCGGTTTTTCCCTTTGCAGCGCATAAACCATATTCAGCAAGAAAGCCTCTAACTTGATTGTTGATTGCGACCATCGTTTTTACATGTCGCTTTCTCATGCGCAGCACCATTTGAATATCTTCTTGCTCGACGCTTTTTATCGGTACAAATGTCATATTTGGTCGTTGCGCTGCTTCAGCAATGGCTTCAGCATCATTAAAATCATTTTTGTTTTTACGACGATAAGGCACAACATATTGAGGCGCAATGAGCTTAACTTGATGCCCTAATTTAATAAATTCTCTAGCCCAATGATTAGCTCCGCCACAGGCTTCTATCACAATCAACGTTGGCTCTAACTGGGCAAAGATACTGAGCAAGTCGGCACGCTTAATTACTCTCTTTTTAACTAACTTTCCAGCTTGATTAACGGCAAACATATGGAAAATAGTCTTTGATATATCTAAACCAATTGTTGTAATCTTCATATTCGGACCCGCCCTTTGTTGATAAAGTGTACAAACTTATCATGGCTCACTATGAAGCCGATTAGAAGGGTGGGTCCATCTCATTATTCCGGCAAAGCTTTTAAAGCCGGAATCTGCTTTGTCTTTTCATGACGAAATGTAAAAGCTGGATCCCCATAAAAGATCTTGGGGATGACGAGCTAGAAGTATTGAGGAACTCGTATTAAAAGTGCTGGAGATAGCGGCAGTTAGCACTCAATAATACCGGCGAAGCAAAAACAGTAACTATCTATACTCTTCCAATAAACCAGCAAGTTCTTTCTTAAAGTCGCCGCCTAATTTAGGGTCGCGTAAGCCGTATTCAACAAACGCTTTCATGTAACCCAACTTGTCACCACAATCGTGTGACTTACCGGTCATATTGAAAGCTTCAACCGTGTCAGATTCAATCAGCATATCAATAGCATCAGTTAATTGAATTTCATCACCGGCGCCAGGTAAGGTTTTAGCCAGCAGGTCCCAAATCTTTTCCGACAACACATAACGACCAACGACGGCTAGGTTAGAAGGCGCTTTTCCAATCTCTGGCTTTTCGACCATATTAAATATTTTAGTCGAATCACCTGGGTTAATCGTTTCACCGTGACAATCGGCAATACCATACTTATTAACTTGGTCATCCGGAACTGGCGCAACCATAATTTGACTGGCATGAGATTCACGATAACGAATTAACATTGACGCTAAGTTTTCGGTACGCTGGTCAGCAGAATACGAATCTAAAATTACGTCAGGTAACACAACTGCAAAAGGATTATCACCAATACACGGCTTAGCACATAAAATAGCATGCCCTAGCCCTTTAGCTTCGCCTTGGCGAACATGCATGATGGTGACGTTTTTAGGGCAAATAGCCTGTACTTCGTGTAATAATTGACGCTTAACACGTTTCTCTAAGGTAGATTCAAGTTCGTAAGATTTATCAAAATGGTTTTCAATGGCATTTTTACTGGCATGAGTTACCAATACAATTTCTTTAATCCCTGCACTAACGCACTCATCGACAATATATTGAATAAGTGGCTTATCCACCAAAGGGAGCATTTCTTTTGGAATAGCTTTAGTCGCTGGCAACATACGAGTACCTAGACCTGCAACGGGAATAACAACTTTCATAAATATCCTTATTTAGCTGACGCTAAGACTAAAGTGATTAAAAGTGAAACTGAAATTTAAAAGTAAACAACAAGAATAAAACTAAAATACATGACGCGCGGCTTGAGATCTCGGCCTATCAGAAGGCAAATAACGCACTAACCAGCACAAGGTTAAGATGGTTAAAAAGAGTAAGGTGTTGGAAGGAGACTGAAGATTAAAATCAACAGAAATATGCAGTAGCATATGCACAATAGCCATTGCACAACCAAAGGCGACACCTTTATAGAGTTTATTGTTGCGTAAATACATGCTTCGACACGCCAACCAAAATGCATAAAACACCCATAAACCTAAAATAGCTGTCATCACCACGCCGTACTCCACTACAAACTGTACATATTCATTGTGGGCATGATCATAAAAGCCAGAATAAAACTGTGGTTGATATTGTGGGAATACAGTATAAAAACTGCCGCCACCTGTGCCGGTCAACAAATGCTCTTCAATAATTGGAATGCTATCAATCACCACCTCATCACGAGTTTCTGACGCAAATGAAGTATCATCTAAACGCTGCTTGAGCTTATCAACGCCAAAAATTGAACCAACAATCAACAAATCGAGAATAAAAATACTCACCACTAGAGGCTTAAACAAGGTGGGTGGACGACGGTAAATAAACATCGACAATAAAGACACAACACCCAAGGCGGTAAAAAATCCGGCATTGCCCATGCGTGAGCGACTTAAAATTAACCCAATCACCATGATGATGATTGCTAAACGTAAAATAAGTTTACGGCTGAATAATGTCGACAATAACCCAACGATGATGTCTCTAGCGTCATGATCATTTTTAGTGGTCTTTAATTCAGATAGCAGCCAACCAAACGCGATAGAAAGACATAACGCCAAATAATTAGCAAAGTGATTTTGATAAACAAACGAACCTCTTGCTCTATCGCCGTCGTGGTAACCAAATATAGGCGATACATCGAGTTGTAATAAATGAATCAAGGTACCATAAAATGCTTGCAAGCAACCTGAAACGATAATCGCAATCAATAACCAACGAAGCGCTCGAGCATGTTTAAAGTATTGAGTTAATAACAGAATAAACAGGCTATAACAGAATGTTTTTAATAATTGCTGAGCAGTTTGATAAGCATCAACCGTATTAATCGCGGGGATCCAATTCAAGATCTGCAAACACAAATAGGCCAGCATTATTCCGGTTGGGATCAGTAAATGTTTTTGCCAACGATATCGTAATAAGAGTGCATTATGTTTAAAACAATACACCACATGGCTAATCGCAAGTACTATGATAACAAACTCTAAAATGGCTAAGGCCCAAATACGATTACTGCCTAACGGAATTGGCATCCACACAATCAATGCGCATATTGCCAATATCATCACGCGATCAAACACCCCAAAAGACTGAGAACTACGTATACGATCATCCATTACCGGCACATATCCTTTTCAATCCATTTAGTATTAATTTGGTTAACATCCACAGGTAAGTACTTGAAGTAGGTACACATAGTCGGCGTTAATTGATATTGTAAGGCGAGCATTTTTAAATCATTGCGCATAGTCCAAATTGGCCATTGCAGCAATTTTTGCAGTGCTAAACACCAACTGTTTTTGCGTCGCCGTTAAAGATGACCAATGAGCAAAGCCTATCGCTAATATTTGATGCAACACTTCAGGTGTATAGGGGCCATAGTGGAGTGCCTGTTGTAAATAAGGCCAAGCTGCTGCTAAGTCATGCTGAATAAAGGCTAGATTATAGGCATAATCGCTATAAGCATTTGGCCATGTTGGTCGTTGATTAATCGCATCGCGGTAAAGCTGATTAAAAACCTCATTATTGGGGGTAACTAATTGTGAAAAAGCGCCCCACTCCATCACTTTCACTAGCGTGAGCAAATAATGTGGATTCTGATCATCAATTTTAACCGCATAGTCGGCAGCCAATAACGCATTCGAATATTGTAATGATGTCGGTGTATTGCCACTTTGCCACTGATCAACGTAAAAACGTGATTTAAAATAGTAGGCATTGGCCAAACCTTTCTGCAACAAAATTGGCAATAAACCCAGCAGAACAAAAATAATAAGTGCGTATGTCACACGTCTTGCAGACCAGGTCATCTTACTCATTCACTACCTCGCCTGTTCAAATAACGAACTAGATATACTATCCGGCATTGCTGTCGTCATCGAATAAGCATAGTCCTCATCAACTAACTGACTTATGGCATCATAGGCTAAGGCTAACTTAGGCGGGCGACGATTTAACGAATGACAATCGGATGCAACAATCGAATACAGCTTGCGTTTAAGGATATATTCACTCAACTGCTGTGGGCTAGGCCCTATATCACCAATCAGAGATGCGGCGGTTAATTGCAACAAACACCCAGCCTTTACAAAAGGCATAATCCTATCCGGATGTACTTGCAACTCCCTGTTTCGCTCAGGATGAGCGATCATTGGCAATACATCGTGGGCAAGTAACCACTGGATCAGTTTATCGGTACCCGGTGGAATATGGCTGCTAGGCAGCTCAAGAAGCAACACATTTTTTTGCTGATGATGACCTAAAAAAGGCAGTTGCTGTTGTTCAATAAACTGCAAAATCTCGGGCGTAATACGCACTTCTGCAGCTACGCAAACTTCGATATTAAGATCAGTTAATGCTAATGCATCCGACAACACACTATAAGCGGAATGGATCGTTTGCAAGTTATTGTCAAAAACCCCTAAATGAATATGAGGGGTTGCCACCATACGAGTGACCCCTTGCTCGACGGCTAATGCTATCAAACCAAGGGCTTCATCAATTGATTTAGCCCCATCGTCGATATTCGGCAATATATGGCAATGTAAATCTATCATGCCTTAGTGCTATCCTTGCCTGACTGGTTATTATCCTTTATGGAATAGTCTGCACCATAGGCTTGATAGTAGCCATAATCACCTTGATAACGTTGTGCATCTTTGGTGTTAAATTGATTTAACACCACGCCAAACACTTTACTGCGGGCTTGGTTCAACTTAGCTAAGGTTAACTTAATTGCTTCGCTACGGGTATGACCGGCTTTAACAACCAATACTGTGGCATCGCACAATGACGTGATAATTAATGCATCACTAACCGCATGAACCGGCGGGGTATCGATAATAATTTTACCGTATTGGGTTTTAAGCTCGGTGAGTAATTCAGCAAATTGAGCTGATGCTAATAACTCTTGTGGATTTAATGGCACAGCACCCGCTGGCATCACATCCACATTAGGCTTAACATCTTTTACTATACTGTTATGTATACTGTCGGTACCCGATAACACATTAGCTAGCCCCGGCTGATAGGTAGGTAACCCAAAGCGCATACCTAGGCTAGACTTACGTAAATCAGCATCTATAATTAGCACTTTTTCCATGGTGGCATAAGCAAAAGCGATGTTCATTGAGGTAGTGGTTTTACCTTCATTTGGATTTGACGAGGTCACTTCAATCGTAGCAAGTTCACTGCCCATAGCCATTAATGAGATCGATGTCCGAATCGTTCTAACCGCCTCAGCATGTAAAGGCAAACTCGCATCATAAAAAGCAAAGTTAACCTCTTCGTAACTAGTACCTTTTTTCGCTTTCGGTACATAGCCTAACGCTCGTTGTGATAAGAGTTTTTCAACATCATCACTGGTTTTAATGGTGTCATTTAATGCATCCAGTACTAATACTAATACTATCGCAAAACCCAAACTGGCCATAAACGCCAAAATAACAATCACTTTCTTTTTAGGTTTTCCGGGTATTAATGGTACTACTGCGCGATCAGTGAAACGTGCCACTGGTGAATCAAAATCACCGGTTACGGCAGTCTCTTTTTGACGAGCTAAAAAAGTATCAAATAACTGTCTGTTGGTATCCACTTCACGAAGCAATCGTTGATAATCGATATCTTTGGTACTTAAATTTTGAAATGCACCTTTTGCCTGGCTAAATTGCGCTTCTAACGCTTGTAATGTTTGCGCAGCAGTTTGAGCTTCATCTTCAATACCTTGTACTAAACGACTAATTTGCTTGCGTAAATTTTGCTGCACGGTATTAAGTTCAGCTTGGGCAGCAATCATTTTAGGATGTTTAGGGCCATATACTTGCAGTAGTTCAGATACTTTACGTTCAACCAATATAACTTCACGTTTAACATTTTGAATCGATAAATGCGAAGTCACCTCAGGTAAACTTTCTAAACGACTCATATCTGTGGCACCATAGCGCTTAACTACTGCCATAAAGCTATCAGCTTGCGCTTTGCGTGACCTTGCTACAGTAATCTCATCACTTAAGCGCTCTAATTCTTTGGCATCTAGGGCTGTCACGCCCTCAACATCAATTAAACCATTTTCAGTCTTAAATTGTTCTAATCTTTGCTCTGACTCATCAAGTTTTAAACGTAAATCTTCTAAACGCCCACCTAACCACGTATTAGCTTTTTGGGTCATGCCTAATTTTGCTTCTAACTGGCTGACAATATAAGTATCGCCGACAGCATTTGCTACTTGTGCCGCAAGCAGTGGATCTGAACTTTGGTAACTAATATTTACAAGCTGAGTTTTACGCACTGGAGATACATTGATATTTTGAGCGAAACTATCAATCAATCTATGCTTGGCTATGTTCTGGCTAATTCGGCTATCAGCAGCCGTTGCAACTTCTTCAGGAATAAAGTTTAACTGCGACTTAAGCTCAGAAAACCAACTTGGTGGTTGGTTAAAAGCCGGGTGATTGATTAAATCCAGTTCATTAAATACTCGCTCGGCTATACTGCGCGATTTAATAATCTCAAACTGGGTTAAATAATATTCTTGTTGACCAGAATTAATCCCATACACGTCATCAATTTTAATCGCTTTAGCTTGTTCCGACTCAATCAATAATGTTGATGAAGCATTATAAATAGGTGTCATACTAAGCACCACAAATATGCTTAAAGCTGTGACTAACAAGGAAAATGCTAAAATACGCCACTTAAAACGCAGTAGCGGTAATAACAGTTTTTTTATATCAATCAACTGATCCATTTGGGTTACGGCAGGACTAAGTAAATGGCCTGGAGAAGTACTTTGTCGTCTTTCTTGAAAGCTCATTAAAAAAATCTCTGTTCAATAGTAATGGTATCGCCAGCTTGAATTGGACTATTAATAGTGCCGCGTTCGGACTCGACTTTACTACCCTCGCGAGAAATGGCTATTTTTTCTTGCGAAGCGCGTTCAGTAAATCCACCCGCTAAGGCTACAGCTTGGTTAACAGTCATACCAGGTTGGTAAGGATAACCACCAGGTTGTTTGACTTCACCATGGATATAAAAAGGCCTATATTCAACCATACCCACAAACACATTAGGCTCAACAAAATAATCACCTTTTAAGCCGCGATACACTATTTGCTCTACCTCTTTAATTGTTAAACCAATTAAAGTTAATGAGCCTAAAAATGGATAATTAATCGTGCCACTATTAGTGATTTGCGTTTCTAGAGTTAATGGGTCCTCACCATAGACTTTAATAACAATAGTATCACCAGCCCCCAAACGATAATTCTGGATTTCAGCACTGGCCAGCATGGGTTGCATCAGCAACAACAATGCTATAAAAGAGAAACATAATTGAGCTAAATACTTCATGGGGTTCCTATAAGGTCATTTCTGCTTTAATAAAATAGATATTGCGATCATAAGAATATTGATTATCTGTCGAATCAATCTCAAAAATATCGACCCCCGTGTTCAAGGTTAACCAACGGGTGACGTTATAATTAAGACCAAGTTGGTATACTTTACTTTTGTCTTCACGAACGACACCAATATAGTCGTCGTTTACTTGCTTAAATCCAACCGAAGAAGTAAATAATAATTCGCTCCATTCATGGTGCCACTGCACCCCATAGCTAGTGCCTCTAATGAAATCTCCTAAACCATTTGGATCTCGACTTGTCCTGCCAGTCGAAAACTCAAAGGCAGAATAAGTTAATGGTGTCCAAGTCATTTTTGCATCCCAAGACAAGCCACTAAAATCTTCACGTGCGCTGTTATCAAAATCTTTGCGTTGATAACCTATACCAATGCTACCTTCAGTTGATGCTGTAGCTTGCCATTCAACACCAACTTTAGCTGTATTAGTTGTGCTATCACGATCGCCCGTAGGATCAACAACATCGTATGCTGTATTTACGTTTTGAAAGTCAATAAAAATACTGGTTGCTGACTGAGTATCATAATAAAACGTGGCCCCTAATGTGGTATCTGCATAATTACGATACTGAGTAATAGACTCAAAATTACTGTACTCTTTAGTTAAGTATTTAGCATTAACTCGAGCACGAGCTGGTGTAGTTTTAGCGCCATATTCGTAATAGCCACCGGCACTTAAAATATCATAAGTATTAGGATCAGCTTGATCATTGCCACTATTACCTTCGAAAACCCCCGTACCTCGGTCTTCATGGCCCGCAATATATGCCGCCTCAATATTAAAGCGATTTGACTGATTAAGCTCAACCTCAGATTTAGCTTTTAACAAACCATCCAAGTAATTATCATCACTACTGGAAAAATAATCACCATACTGGATACCAGCTTCTACTGTATAAATATTATTACCGTCTAATAACTGCGCTTGCACAGCTGGAGTGACTGTTAACACCCAACTACTTAATTTATTCGCTGAAACATTAGCACTGGTAATGTTGTCATCATATTTAAGGCCACCACTTAAACCTGGTGTGAAATCAATACCAGACTCAGTACGGATAACACCAGCTTTGTCATCAGCAGCAAGAGCTGGATTAGCGATCACTATCGCAGCAACCACAGTAGCAATACAACTTAACTTATACGGTATATTCATGCTTTAAATCCTTATAAAATAAATACATGGTGAATAATTAACACCAACGCAAACGCGTCAATGCGTAAACTTAAAACTGTTAATATATTTAATTTTTGTCACTCAATCTTGAATGGAAAACTCAAATATTATTGATAAGTATCAGCGTCATTACCAAAACAACAAACGTCATTCCCACGAGCCACGCTGTGTAATCACAGAAAACCCCAGGCCCAGTAAATCCCGAGCCCCCCGCTCCGTCATGCCCAGGTTAATAAATCCTTCATTGCTGAGGCTCCCGAACCGTCATTCCCGAGATCTTTTATCGGGAATCCATTCTCAGCTTCTATCTTCAAAGCTCACAGCGCAATCATTCCCGAGACCCTCGCTCTGTCATGCCAAGATTGATAAGTTCGTCATTCCCTGGGATCACGATCCGTCATTCCAGAGATCTTTTATCGGGAATCCACTCGCAGCTTCTATCTTCAAAGCTCACAGCCCAATAATTCCAGATACACAACTCTGTGAATCCTGATGTTCCAGCTCCATCATGCCCAGATTAATAAGTCCGCCATTCCTGAGACTCCCGCACTGTCATTCCCCGAGATCTTTTATCGGGAATCCATTCTCAGCTTCAATCTTTGGAGCACAACAAGATGGTCCGAGGACATAACAAAATGACTTAAAATAAGCATAACCAGAGAGGAAAAATCACGCGCTATCGAAGTAACTTACACAAACAAATGACTAATAAACGTTCTTACCAATAAAACCTTTAAAAAAGGTCAAAAACACGATTTTAACATCCCACCAAAGTGACCAGCTACGGATATAAGCAAGGTCAAACTCAATTCGTTTTTCCATTTTATCTAAGGTATCGGTTTCACCGCGCCAGCCATTAACCTGCGCCCAACCAGTAATACCAGGCAATACCTTGTGACGTAGCATGTAGTAACTGACTAACTTACGATATTCTTCATTATGCGACACAGCATGCGGTCTAGGACCGACTACCGACATATCGCCCTTAAGCACATTGAAAAACTGCGGTAATTCATCCAAGGAAGTTCTGCGAATAAATGCACCCACATTAGTAATACGGGTATCACCTTTGCGAGCCTGAGTAACCTTGTCAGCATTTTCGGTTACCGTCATCGAGCGGAATTTCCACACCTTAATTTTTCTACCATCTAAACCATAACGATCTTGTTTAAACAAAATGGCTCCTGGAGAAGATAAATAAACCGCTATCGAAACAGCAATTAATACAGGAGATATAGCGATAATCGCACAGAGGCTAAAAACAATATCGAAGGTCCGCTTATAAAAACGCTTCATACCGTTAACGGGTGACTCAAACACACTCAATGTATCAATTTCGCCTACACAACCAATACGAGCATGCATAAGGTTTTTTAGTAAAAAATCAGGGGTAATTAATACATCAACAGTGCTATCGCCTAAAGCCAAAATAATGTCGGCAATACGCTTTTCAGCCAACATAGGCAAGCAAACATATAACTTATCAAGTTTACCTGCTGTCGCTAATGCGACCGCATCATTAATTGAACCTACTATTAACGATGCATCGAGATTCTCAATACGCATCGGTTCTCTATCGTCATAAAAGCCAACACATTCAAATCCTAATTCATCATGTTTAATAATTTCATCATATAAATGTTTACCTGTTACTGTGAGTCCCACAATAGCAACCTTTTGAACATTATAGCCTTTTATCCTTCGAATACGTTTTATTTCTCGAACTAAGAGACGCCAACTGACTAAAGAAAACACCGAAAGAAAAAACCAGCCCGCCATAGTGGCGCGTGAATAGACCTCGCTATATTTAAATAAAAACAGTACTAAGGTCATCAGTAAGAACGCTATAGTGACAGTAATAAAAACTAAACGACACATGGTCGAAAAACGTCCTAAACGCCATGAACGATATAATGCTAAAGACTCACCGATGTAACTATAAAAAAATAATACGCCAACAAGTATCAATAAATAATCTTTATCGAATACCTGACCGTAACCACGCATAATGATTAGCAATGAAACTGTAATGATAATGATGTCTATAACGCGTAACAAGAAATTAGAACGCGCACCGACAAATTGAAGTTTAGATGGACTATCCATTATAACCTCTTCTGAATAAGTTTAATCTTTTTAAAATAGGAAGATGCAATAAGAATGAGCTTTTAGGAAATAAAATAGAATAAATTAAAGCTTTCAGTAATTTACGATCTTTTAACAGCCCTACTATTTCCAAATACTTATATGCTCGTAAGAGATTTTTATTACGTGTAACTTGAGCATCAATAGAGAATGTATCTAAATTATACATTTGATTAAACTTTCCATCAGAACTAAGTAATGTTTGTATATGTTGTAAACTTAATACACTGGATATTGAACCACCGCGAACATTATATATATAACCAATGTATGGAACGACTTCAGTCGTAGCAGATTTAGCCAAGCAACTCGCCAAAAAATAGTAATCTTCGCCAACTCTAACCTCTGGCCAGTATCTAATTGAGTGTTTTTTTACAAAGCTACTTTTAAATAAAGGCTTTAAATAACCAGTTGACTTTACCTTAGAGAAAATAAGATTGGTATTAATTAAATATTGAAGTGAAAATGGACCTAAGGGTAATTCGTTTTTACTATAATAAGGAGTTAATATATCCCCTTTATTATTTCTAACATAAAAATTATCTAAGATGATATCTGTCGCTTCACCTTTTAAAGACAATAACTTAGATAGACGGTCTGGTAACATTTCATCATCAGAATCAAGTACAGCGATCCACGTTCCATTAGCTGCATCAAATCCTAGGTTCCTAGCACCTCCTGGCCCAGTATTACTTTT
The Shewanella vesiculosa DNA segment above includes these coding regions:
- a CDS encoding undecaprenyl-phosphate glucose phosphotransferase, whose protein sequence is MDSPSKLQFVGARSNFLLRVIDIIIITVSLLIIMRGYGQVFDKDYLLILVGVLFFYSYIGESLALYRSWRLGRFSTMCRLVFITVTIAFLLMTLVLFLFKYSEVYSRATMAGWFFLSVFSLVSWRLLVREIKRIRRIKGYNVQKVAIVGLTVTGKHLYDEIIKHDELGFECVGFYDDREPMRIENLDASLIVGSINDAVALATAGKLDKLYVCLPMLAEKRIADIILALGDSTVDVLITPDFLLKNLMHARIGCVGEIDTLSVFESPVNGMKRFYKRTFDIVFSLCAIIAISPVLIAVSIAVYLSSPGAILFKQDRYGLDGRKIKVWKFRSMTVTENADKVTQARKGDTRITNVGAFIRRTSLDELPQFFNVLKGDMSVVGPRPHAVSHNEEYRKLVSYYMLRHKVLPGITGWAQVNGWRGETDTLDKMEKRIEFDLAYIRSWSLWWDVKIVFLTFFKGFIGKNVY
- a CDS encoding glycosyltransferase family 2 protein — encoded protein: MTRVIHNVDVSVVIAAWNSADFIKTAIFSALNQVDINVEVIVVDDLSTDNTISVVEAINDTRITLIKNKSNTGPGGARNLGFDAANGTWIAVLDSDDEMLPDRLSKLLSLKGEATDIILDNFYVRNNKGDILTPYYSKNELPLGPFSLQYLINTNLIFSKVKSTGYLKPLFKSSFVKKHSIRYWPEVRVGEDYYFLASCLAKSATTEVVPYIGYIYNVRGGSISSVLSLQHIQTLLSSDGKFNQMYNLDTFSIDAQVTRNKNLLRAYKYLEIVGLLKDRKLLKALIYSILFPKSSFLLHLPILKRLNLFRRGYNG